The nucleotide window AAATCCTCCCCAACGACGCCGACGTGAGTGGCGACGTGCAGGCTGAGGTGAAACGCGTCGTTGCGGGCGTCGGCACTGAGAAGCCCACCTGGCTCGGCCCGCCGGATAGAGGATTCGCGGCGGTGGACTATTCGCGGTTCACGCCGCGCGGCTTCTACACCCGCACGCCCGCACTTCAGCGACACTTTCGGGCGGTTGCGTGGCTGCAAGCGATACCGTTCCGATTGGACCGCGACGAGGAGCTCGTGGCGTTCGTGCTGATGCGCCGTGCCTATTTCGGCGCACAGCCGAATGCGCAGATCGATCAAAGCATCTGGGATTCGTTCCGTGCTTTTCTCGGCAACCGCGATGATTGGGATCTGTCGGACGTATGGCACAGCCCGAAAGACCTGACGAATGCGGAACTGGACCGGGTGCGGCAGAAGTACGCGGGGAGCGGCGAGAGCTGGAAGTCGCAAATCAACGACCAACTCCGCGTCGCTCCAACGGAACCGGGCGCCGGGTCCGAACTCGCGTTCCGCTTCCTTTCCGCGTACCGTTTGCCGGACGCGGTGATGTTCGCACGCACGGTTCCGGGCGTAGAGAAACGCGTCTTACCGTCGGGGCTCGACGTGGCCGCGGCGCTCGGCTCACCGCTCGCGCGCGACAAGCTGAAGAAAGAGCGGCCACAACTGTTGACGGAAATCGACAAGCAACGCCCGCTGTTTAAGGGCGACAACGTGTACGCGGACTACCTGCGGTGCCTCGGCACGCTGATGGAACGCACCGAACCCGATGCGCCGGAGTTCATGAAGGGCGAGCCGTGGCGCATCAAGACGGCGCAGACGGCTCTCGCGGGTTGGGCGCAGATGCGGCACACCTGGGCGCTCCAGGCGAAAAACCACACCGACTACCTTAGCGACACTGAACGGTGCGACGGCTTCATCGAACCTGTGCCGGAGTTCTACGGCAGCTTAAACAAGCTCGTCGAAGACACGACGGCCATTCTCAAAGAGGCGGGGGCGTTGACGGACGACGAGGGGGCCGTGCTCAAGGAGTTTGCCGAGGAGTTTCGTGCGGCGGAAGAGCTGGCGAAAAAAGTAGCTGTGCCGAAATTGGATCCTCGCTCGCTCACACAGAAGGAGCGCGATCTCGTGCTCAAGTTCGCCCCTGAGCTGGACGGGCGATGGGATCTGCCGGAGAAGGAGAGAATAACCGATAACCCTTTGGCCGAATTTACTGATGCTGTTGCCGAGTATCGAAAATTCGCCGGGCCGCCCGGCTCACCCGACGGGTACAAATTTCTCGCTTCATACTTGGGGCATCGCGCGGGCCGGAACGCCCGGCACTGGGAACGCCTTGCGAAGGTGTGCGGCAAACTGGAAACGCTCGCGCACAAGCAACTCCGGCAGGTGCCGTTCACAGCAGACGAAAAGGCGTTCATCCGGGACTACGGCAAATCGCTCGCCGCGATCATGCTTTACGGCGGCAGCTCTTGGCTCCGGCCGCGCGACGACGCGATGCGGGTGGTCGATGTGTTTTCCGGTAATGGCCGGCACTTGCACGTCGGCATCGCCCGCCCGCGAATCATGTGGGTGCTGTACCCCACCAAGAACGGCGAGGTGTTGTGTTCTGGGGCGATCGTGCCGTATGCCGAGTTCACCAGCGCCAACCGCTTGACGGACGGCGACTGGAAGGCGCTCCTTGATTCGCCACGAAAGCCGGCGGTCCCGGCGTGGGCTCAGCCGGTCGTTCCGCCCGAGCGCGGAACCGGCAACCGGTAGCGCGTCGATGTCAGGTCGGGGTGGCCCCTCGGGCGGCGTCGGCGTAGGTGGATTCGAGGTCGAGCGTCAGGTTCGTTCCTCCGCGCACGGCTATTGGCACCGTGGGCAGCGCCGCGCCCGCCGGGACGTTGTGGTGCCACAGGCCGAACAGCTCGGCGCCGTTGTGAACCATCGGGTGAACCGCGAGCACCGGCGCGTCGGTCCCGCGCGGCCGCTTCGTGATCGGGTACACCCCGGTGAGGCTGTGCAGGTGCGTCGCCCAACTCGCCGCCCCCGGGAGCGCGTCAACGATCACGACCCCGGCCCCGGCGGACATGAGCCCGGCGGCCCGGACCGCAAACGCCAGCGCCGAATCGGAATCGGCCTTATTGTCCGGGGTCACAAGCAGCACGGCCGCCGCGACCTGGCGCCCGTCCCGCCCCACGACGCTGACCCCGACGCGGTCACTGAACCGGGCCGGGGCCATGTTCATGGGCATCGTTTCGGGCACCGGGCCGGGCAGTTGGACCGCCGCGGCCGCTTGCGCCCGCGTC belongs to Gemmata obscuriglobus and includes:
- a CDS encoding DUF3160 domain-containing protein; translation: MLRFARVLLPTALAVALTGSAPGAPPEAPVDPGWVEVARKNGLTAAEIKLLREQKFLVTGTTRRQVFSPYVGNDVPVFITSDSVLSAYHVLLEESIYRMELANSRKLPGVLARAVKNLDEAAASFPGRAQLAKPATKRAAIFLGVARNLLDDKILPNDADVSGDVQAEVKRVVAGVGTEKPTWLGPPDRGFAAVDYSRFTPRGFYTRTPALQRHFRAVAWLQAIPFRLDRDEELVAFVLMRRAYFGAQPNAQIDQSIWDSFRAFLGNRDDWDLSDVWHSPKDLTNAELDRVRQKYAGSGESWKSQINDQLRVAPTEPGAGSELAFRFLSAYRLPDAVMFARTVPGVEKRVLPSGLDVAAALGSPLARDKLKKERPQLLTEIDKQRPLFKGDNVYADYLRCLGTLMERTEPDAPEFMKGEPWRIKTAQTALAGWAQMRHTWALQAKNHTDYLSDTERCDGFIEPVPEFYGSLNKLVEDTTAILKEAGALTDDEGAVLKEFAEEFRAAEELAKKVAVPKLDPRSLTQKERDLVLKFAPELDGRWDLPEKERITDNPLAEFTDAVAEYRKFAGPPGSPDGYKFLASYLGHRAGRNARHWERLAKVCGKLETLAHKQLRQVPFTADEKAFIRDYGKSLAAIMLYGGSSWLRPRDDAMRVVDVFSGNGRHLHVGIARPRIMWVLYPTKNGEVLCSGAIVPYAEFTSANRLTDGDWKALLDSPRKPAVPAWAQPVVPPERGTGNR